In Streptomyces sp. RFCAC02, the following proteins share a genomic window:
- a CDS encoding PHP domain-containing protein, translating to MGHGHHHHHGHSHGHSHGHDHDHEHGHTHGHGEDAGPLPAAFDTAVPDSELTPDQLSRRSMLRRAGLLGAGVAGASVLVGTGSAAAAQRGGNGNGNGRSNGNGSNRLLWLAGDHHIHTQYSPDGQYRVVDQVGNAARFGLDWMVITDHGSVTHSRIGVERVNPDIKRAREQYEDTLVFQGLEWNIPAAEHGTVFVHPGDNEVSVLKQFETDYDGSVKNATGSTSANEALAISGLDFLAEQVQRRKVKDALMLANHPSRKGVDSPHEIRGWRDAQPDIAVGFEGAPGHQAGGIPAPHGPGEARGSYGGSPGADSFAGYPAESYRTWGGFDWMTATVGGLWDSLLSEGKPWWITANSDSHVVYADTSTRPDGSDYDENGQHGDPVYRGSGLNLTASDFWPGQYSRTHVGAYGFSYAAVMQGIREGRVWVDHGGLISGLKAELRGGNKSATLGGTLNVRRGTQVELRIEIALAGGPNAALFVPELARVDVIRGLVTGRPSDLDTFRAPDTKVVKSFDVDETEGTVTFTYRLGRVERAGYVRLRGTDGNRSQTGLYGASVDPAGPALDVLGDADPWLDLWFYSNPIWVLPE from the coding sequence ATGGGGCACGGACACCACCATCACCACGGCCACAGTCACGGTCACAGTCACGGTCACGACCATGACCACGAGCACGGCCACACGCACGGCCACGGCGAGGACGCCGGTCCGCTGCCCGCCGCGTTCGACACGGCGGTCCCGGACAGCGAGCTGACCCCCGACCAGCTCTCCCGCCGCTCCATGCTGCGCCGCGCGGGCCTGCTCGGCGCGGGCGTCGCCGGGGCGAGCGTCCTCGTGGGCACGGGATCGGCGGCCGCCGCCCAGCGCGGCGGCAACGGCAACGGCAACGGCCGGAGCAACGGGAACGGCAGCAACCGTCTCCTCTGGCTCGCCGGCGACCACCACATCCACACCCAGTACAGCCCCGACGGCCAGTACCGCGTCGTCGACCAGGTCGGCAACGCCGCCCGCTTCGGCCTCGACTGGATGGTCATCACCGACCACGGCAGCGTCACCCACTCCCGCATCGGCGTCGAGCGCGTCAACCCCGACATCAAGCGCGCCCGCGAGCAGTACGAGGACACCCTCGTCTTCCAGGGCCTGGAGTGGAACATCCCGGCCGCCGAGCACGGCACCGTCTTCGTCCACCCCGGCGACAACGAGGTGTCCGTCCTCAAGCAGTTCGAGACGGACTACGACGGCAGCGTCAAGAACGCCACCGGCAGCACCTCGGCCAACGAGGCCCTCGCCATCTCCGGGCTCGACTTCCTCGCCGAGCAGGTCCAGCGCCGCAAGGTCAAGGACGCCCTGATGCTCGCCAACCACCCCTCCCGCAAGGGCGTGGACTCCCCGCACGAGATCCGCGGCTGGCGCGACGCCCAGCCCGACATCGCGGTCGGCTTCGAGGGCGCCCCCGGCCACCAGGCCGGCGGCATCCCCGCCCCGCACGGCCCCGGCGAGGCCCGCGGCTCCTACGGCGGCAGCCCGGGCGCCGACTCCTTCGCCGGCTACCCCGCCGAGAGCTACCGCACCTGGGGCGGCTTCGACTGGATGACCGCCACCGTCGGCGGCCTGTGGGACAGCCTGCTGTCCGAGGGCAAGCCCTGGTGGATCACCGCCAACTCCGACTCCCACGTCGTCTACGCCGACACCTCCACCCGCCCCGACGGCTCCGACTACGACGAGAACGGGCAGCACGGCGACCCCGTCTACCGCGGCAGCGGCCTGAACCTCACCGCCAGCGACTTCTGGCCCGGCCAGTACAGCCGCACCCACGTCGGCGCGTACGGCTTCTCGTACGCGGCCGTCATGCAGGGCATCCGCGAGGGCCGCGTCTGGGTCGACCACGGCGGCCTGATCTCCGGTCTCAAGGCCGAGCTGCGCGGCGGCAACAAGTCCGCCACCCTCGGCGGCACCCTGAACGTCCGCCGCGGCACCCAGGTCGAGCTGCGCATCGAGATCGCCCTCGCCGGCGGCCCGAACGCCGCGCTCTTCGTCCCCGAGCTGGCCCGCGTGGACGTGATCCGCGGCCTCGTCACGGGCCGCCCGAGCGACCTCGACACGTTCCGGGCGCCCGACACGAAGGTCGTGAAGTCCTTCGACGTGGACGAGACGGAGGGCACCGTCACCTTCACCTACCGGCTCGGCCGCGTCGAGCGCGCCGGGTACGTCCGCCTGCGCGGCACCGACGGGAACCGCTCGCAGACCGGCCTGTACGGCGCCTCCGTCGACCCGGCGGGCCCGGCCCTCGACGTCCTCGGCGACGCGGACCCGTGGCTGGACCTGTGGTTCTACTCCAACCCGATCTGGGTGCTCCCCGAGTGA
- a CDS encoding alpha-N-arabinofuranosidase has protein sequence MTHAPHTARFTLDPAFTVSPVDPRIFGSFVEHLGRCVYTGVHEPGHPTADEAGLRTDVLDLVRELGVTVVRYPGGNFVSGYKWEDGVGPAEERPRRLDLAWRSTETNRFGLGEFMDFVRKAGAEPMMAINLGTRGVAEAIELQEYANHPGGTELSDRRAAHGDAEPYGIRLWCLGNEMDGPWQTGHKTADEYGRIAAETARAMRQIDPGVELVVCGSSSQAMETFAAWEATVLGHSYDLVDHISLHAYYQEQDGDRDSFLASAVDTESFIENVVATCDHIGARLKSDKRINLSFDEWNVWYQDGAIPSLSGEGRGEDWAEAPRLLEDNYSVTDAVVVGSLLIALLRHADRVKVACQAQLVNVIAPIATEPGGRAWRQTIFHPFAQTSRHGRGTVLDVRVDSPRHTTRRFGEVDLLHATAVRDEATGAVTVFAVNRSQDEALPLEIALRGLGLGEVVEHSVLADADPDARNTAAEPDRVVPRQVTGTVLGDGGETLKATLEPLSWNVIRLA, from the coding sequence ATGACCCACGCACCGCACACCGCCCGATTCACCCTCGACCCCGCCTTCACCGTCTCGCCCGTCGACCCGCGCATCTTCGGCTCGTTCGTCGAGCACCTGGGGCGCTGCGTGTACACCGGCGTCCACGAGCCGGGCCACCCCACGGCCGACGAGGCCGGCCTGCGCACCGACGTGCTCGACCTGGTGCGCGAGCTGGGCGTCACCGTCGTCCGCTACCCCGGCGGCAACTTCGTGTCCGGCTACAAGTGGGAGGACGGCGTCGGGCCGGCCGAGGAACGGCCGCGCCGCCTCGACCTGGCCTGGCGTTCCACCGAGACCAACCGGTTCGGCCTCGGCGAGTTCATGGACTTCGTGCGCAAGGCGGGCGCCGAGCCCATGATGGCGATCAACCTCGGCACGCGCGGTGTCGCCGAGGCGATCGAGCTCCAGGAGTACGCCAACCACCCCGGCGGCACCGAGCTGTCCGACCGCCGCGCCGCCCACGGCGACGCCGAGCCGTACGGCATCCGCCTGTGGTGCCTGGGCAACGAGATGGACGGCCCCTGGCAGACGGGCCACAAGACCGCCGACGAGTACGGCAGGATCGCCGCCGAGACGGCGCGGGCGATGCGGCAGATCGACCCCGGTGTCGAACTGGTCGTCTGCGGCAGCTCGTCGCAGGCCATGGAGACGTTCGCCGCGTGGGAGGCGACCGTCCTCGGGCACTCCTACGACCTCGTGGACCACATCTCGCTGCACGCCTACTACCAGGAGCAGGACGGCGACCGCGACTCGTTCCTCGCCTCGGCGGTGGACACCGAGTCGTTCATCGAGAACGTCGTCGCCACCTGCGACCACATCGGCGCCCGCCTGAAGTCCGACAAGCGGATCAACCTCTCGTTCGACGAGTGGAACGTCTGGTACCAGGACGGCGCGATCCCGTCCCTCTCCGGCGAGGGGCGCGGCGAGGACTGGGCGGAGGCCCCCCGCCTGCTGGAGGACAACTACAGCGTCACCGACGCCGTCGTCGTCGGCTCGCTCCTGATCGCGCTGCTGCGGCACGCCGACCGCGTGAAGGTCGCCTGCCAGGCCCAGTTGGTGAACGTCATCGCGCCCATCGCGACCGAGCCGGGCGGCAGGGCGTGGCGGCAGACGATCTTCCACCCGTTCGCGCAGACGTCGCGCCACGGCCGGGGCACCGTCCTCGACGTGCGCGTCGACAGCCCCCGGCACACCACGCGCAGGTTCGGCGAGGTGGACCTGCTGCACGCCACCGCCGTCCGGGACGAGGCCACCGGCGCCGTCACCGTGTTCGCGGTCAACCGCAGCCAGGACGAGGCCCTGCCGCTGGAGATCGCGCTGCGCGGCCTCGGGCTCGGCGAGGTCGTCGAGCACAGCGTGCTGGCCGACGCCGACCCAGACGCGCGCAACACCGCGGCGGAGCCCGACCGCGTCGTCCCGCGCCAGGTGACCGGCACGGTCCTCGGCGACGGCGGGGAGACCCTGAAGGCCACCCTCGAACCCCTCTCCTGGAACGTCATACGCCTCGCCTGA
- a CDS encoding carbohydrate ABC transporter permease has product MSTLTTAGTAAPARDDGAGGRRPRWTRGRVALLVCAALLAVLWLLPLAWAVATSLKPDDETTDTGLHWIGSRITFDAYRQVWESGDLPRWLFNTAYIASMTTVLTVLCTAMAAYGFTRCAFRGRKVLYGLVLAGIMVPPQVLIAPLFAEMVALDLVDTYWGVILPQVATPAMVFILVKFFDGVPRELEEAAYVDGAGRWRVFWRIVMPLSRPVLAAVAIFTFIQTWNNFLWPFLVTTDPNGMTLPVGLVNVQSSYGVRYAQVMASVVIGGLPLLVVFAFFQRQIVRGVAHTGMAGQ; this is encoded by the coding sequence ATGAGCACCCTCACCACCGCAGGCACCGCGGCCCCCGCGCGCGACGACGGCGCCGGCGGGCGCCGCCCCCGCTGGACCAGGGGGCGTGTGGCGCTCCTCGTGTGCGCCGCGCTGCTGGCCGTCCTGTGGCTGCTGCCGCTGGCCTGGGCGGTCGCCACATCGCTCAAGCCGGACGACGAGACGACCGACACCGGGCTGCACTGGATCGGTTCGCGCATCACCTTCGACGCCTACCGCCAGGTGTGGGAGTCGGGGGACCTGCCGCGCTGGCTGTTCAACACGGCGTACATCGCGTCGATGACGACGGTCCTGACGGTGCTGTGCACGGCGATGGCGGCGTACGGCTTCACACGCTGCGCGTTCCGGGGCCGCAAGGTCCTGTACGGGCTGGTGCTGGCCGGGATCATGGTGCCGCCGCAGGTGCTGATCGCGCCCCTCTTCGCGGAGATGGTGGCGCTCGACCTGGTCGACACGTACTGGGGCGTGATCCTGCCGCAGGTGGCCACGCCCGCGATGGTGTTCATCCTCGTGAAGTTCTTCGACGGCGTGCCGCGCGAACTGGAGGAGGCGGCGTACGTGGACGGCGCCGGCCGGTGGCGCGTGTTCTGGCGGATCGTCATGCCGCTGTCCCGGCCGGTGCTCGCGGCGGTGGCGATCTTCACGTTCATCCAGACGTGGAACAACTTCCTGTGGCCGTTCCTCGTCACCACCGACCCGAACGGGATGACGCTGCCGGTCGGGCTGGTCAACGTGCAGTCCTCGTACGGCGTGCGGTACGCGCAGGTCATGGCGTCGGTCGTGATCGGCGGGCTGCCGCTGCTGGTCGTGTTCGCGTTCTTCCAGCGGCAGATCGTGCGCGGTGTCGCCCACACGGGCATGGCGGGTCAGTGA
- a CDS encoding sugar ABC transporter permease — translation MTATTPPPAPARTIRRHWTEHGLVFTLPFLVLYALFLVWPLLLGVRMSLSNEDVAGTRSEFIGLDNYAEALTDPDVWSSLWNTVWFTALSTVPLVVMGLVLALLAHHLRFVDWLWRMSWFAPFLLPSGVVCLLWLWVIYPSDFGFADQLLARFGLHPGIGWLTDTRYAMLSIVLTTVWWTVGFNFLLYLAALQAIPQHLYEAASLDGAGAWHRLRHITLPMLRRTTGVVVVLQLLASLKIFDQVYILTGGGPDESTRPILQYVYQAGFTSYRIGYASAVSYIFFALIVVVSLVQLRFSRRAREENGA, via the coding sequence ATGACCGCCACCACGCCCCCTCCCGCGCCCGCCCGGACGATACGGCGGCACTGGACCGAGCACGGCCTCGTGTTCACCCTGCCGTTCCTCGTCCTGTACGCCCTCTTCCTCGTGTGGCCGCTGCTGCTCGGCGTCCGCATGAGCCTCAGCAACGAGGACGTGGCGGGCACCCGCTCCGAGTTCATCGGACTCGACAACTACGCTGAGGCCCTGACCGACCCCGACGTGTGGTCCTCCCTGTGGAACACAGTCTGGTTCACGGCGCTGTCCACCGTGCCGCTGGTCGTCATGGGCCTCGTCCTCGCGCTCCTCGCGCACCACCTGCGGTTCGTGGACTGGCTGTGGCGGATGAGCTGGTTCGCGCCGTTCCTGCTGCCGTCCGGCGTCGTGTGCCTGCTGTGGCTGTGGGTCATCTACCCCTCCGACTTCGGCTTCGCCGACCAGCTCCTCGCCCGGTTCGGCCTGCACCCGGGCATCGGCTGGCTCACCGACACGCGGTACGCCATGCTGTCCATCGTCCTCACCACGGTGTGGTGGACGGTCGGCTTCAACTTCCTGCTCTACCTGGCCGCGCTCCAGGCCATCCCACAGCACCTGTACGAGGCGGCGTCGCTCGACGGCGCCGGTGCCTGGCACCGGCTGCGCCACATCACGCTCCCCATGCTGCGCCGCACCACGGGCGTCGTCGTGGTGCTGCAGCTCCTGGCGTCGCTCAAGATCTTCGACCAGGTGTACATCCTCACCGGCGGCGGCCCGGACGAGTCCACGAGACCGATCCTCCAGTACGTCTACCAGGCCGGGTTCACGAGCTACCGCATCGGCTACGCGTCGGCGGTCTCGTACATCTTCTTCGCCCTGATCGTCGTCGTGTCCCTGGTCCAGCTGCGGTTCAGCCGCCGCGCACGCGAGGAGAACGGCGCATGA
- a CDS encoding extracellular solute-binding protein produces MSFSSLPPPGPSRRRVLGSLAGLGGLGALAAAGCAAPTGTAAGRTRLRYWHLFGGGDGVNMAAMLDAFQAGHTGYDLQRASLAWGAPYYTKLAMAGAGGRAPEVAAMHLARVPGFAPGRLLDPFDLDLLAEHGVTEADFPADMWRRGTFGGEQYAVPLDTHPVVTYYQTDICREAGLLDDDGRLKEIRGTDAFLAALRAAGEVTGGPGLVIETLGPDTIGPWRIFSTFYAQTGGALLSEDGTESALDDAKALRAMELMRTLTEEGLAHERVDYNGSVGIFAAGETAFFLNGDWEVSTFTNGGLPFSMATVPTVFDRPAAQADCHCFVLPHQDDRGGAGNEAAHAFVAWMLKNSVSWAEGGHIPAYLPTLDEPAYLDLRPQSEYREAIDTVALDAPAWFAGSASALWIELGAVLSGVLTGSRTPEGALDEMKDRLRDLLDTPNPFGETV; encoded by the coding sequence ATGTCTTTTTCCTCCCTGCCCCCTCCCGGCCCCAGCAGGCGGCGCGTGCTGGGCTCGCTGGCCGGTCTCGGCGGCCTGGGCGCCCTCGCCGCCGCCGGCTGCGCGGCACCGACCGGTACCGCCGCCGGCCGGACGCGGCTGCGGTACTGGCACCTCTTCGGCGGCGGCGACGGCGTCAACATGGCGGCGATGCTCGACGCGTTCCAGGCGGGCCACACCGGGTACGACCTCCAGCGCGCCTCCCTCGCCTGGGGCGCCCCGTACTACACGAAGCTCGCCATGGCGGGCGCCGGCGGCCGGGCGCCCGAGGTCGCGGCCATGCACCTGGCCCGCGTCCCCGGCTTCGCCCCCGGCCGGCTCCTCGACCCGTTCGACCTGGACCTGCTCGCGGAACACGGCGTGACCGAGGCCGACTTCCCCGCCGACATGTGGCGGCGCGGCACTTTCGGCGGCGAGCAGTACGCCGTACCGCTCGACACCCACCCCGTCGTCACCTACTACCAGACCGACATCTGCCGCGAGGCCGGGCTGCTCGACGACGACGGCCGGCTGAAGGAGATCAGGGGCACCGACGCCTTCCTTGCCGCCCTGCGCGCGGCGGGCGAGGTCACCGGCGGTCCGGGACTCGTCATCGAGACCCTCGGCCCCGACACCATCGGCCCCTGGCGGATCTTCTCCACCTTCTACGCCCAGACCGGCGGCGCGCTGCTCAGCGAGGACGGCACGGAGTCGGCGCTCGACGACGCGAAGGCCCTGCGGGCGATGGAGCTGATGCGCACCCTCACCGAGGAGGGCCTCGCCCACGAACGCGTCGACTACAACGGCTCGGTCGGCATCTTCGCCGCCGGCGAGACCGCCTTCTTCCTGAACGGCGACTGGGAGGTCTCCACCTTCACCAATGGCGGCCTGCCGTTCTCCATGGCCACCGTCCCCACCGTCTTCGACCGGCCCGCGGCGCAGGCCGACTGCCACTGCTTCGTCCTGCCGCACCAGGACGACCGGGGCGGCGCGGGGAACGAGGCGGCCCACGCGTTCGTCGCCTGGATGCTGAAGAACTCCGTGAGCTGGGCGGAGGGCGGCCACATACCGGCGTACCTGCCGACCCTGGACGAGCCGGCGTACCTCGACCTGCGGCCCCAGTCCGAGTACCGCGAGGCCATCGACACCGTCGCCCTGGACGCGCCCGCCTGGTTCGCCGGCTCCGCGTCCGCCCTGTGGATCGAACTGGGCGCCGTCCTCTCCGGCGTCCTCACCGGCTCCCGCACCCCCGAGGGCGCCCTGGACGAGATGAAGGACCGCCTGCGCGACCTCCTCGACACGCCGAACCCCTTCGGGGAGACCGTATGA
- a CDS encoding TetR/AcrR family transcriptional regulator — MPRVADHEERRRQIARAVRDLIAGQGLDAVTVARTAAAAGVSVGLVQHYFRSKDEMLLHAFHEISARIRGRVEERITAGVEHRSPISRVLAGAMAEYLPLDDERRTEFRVTRAFAGRALDAPALAEVDAEAGRRLRADIARAVHNGKECGEVAEDLDPWPVAVRLAAVTEGLAAQLHRDPGGVDGVPVDELAAAVIGAELGTVFTGRCRQYAKAGKRRDADGR; from the coding sequence GTGCCGAGAGTCGCCGACCACGAGGAGCGCCGCCGCCAGATCGCCCGTGCCGTACGGGATCTGATCGCCGGTCAGGGGCTCGACGCCGTCACGGTCGCCCGTACGGCCGCGGCGGCCGGCGTGTCCGTCGGGCTGGTCCAGCACTACTTCCGCAGCAAGGACGAGATGCTGCTGCACGCGTTCCACGAGATCAGCGCGCGTATCAGGGGACGCGTCGAGGAGCGGATCACCGCAGGCGTCGAACACCGGAGCCCCATCTCCCGCGTGCTGGCCGGCGCCATGGCCGAGTACCTTCCGCTGGACGACGAGCGCCGCACCGAGTTCCGTGTCACGCGGGCCTTCGCCGGCCGCGCACTCGACGCCCCCGCGCTGGCCGAAGTCGACGCCGAGGCGGGGCGGCGGCTGCGGGCGGACATCGCCCGCGCCGTCCACAACGGCAAGGAGTGCGGCGAGGTCGCCGAAGACCTCGACCCATGGCCCGTCGCCGTCCGGCTCGCCGCCGTGACGGAGGGGCTCGCGGCGCAGCTCCACCGGGATCCCGGTGGGGTGGACGGTGTCCCGGTGGACGAGCTGGCCGCGGCCGTCATCGGCGCCGAGCTCGGCACCGTGTTCACCGGCCGGTGCCGCCAGTACGCGAAGGCCGGGAAGCGGCGGGACGCGGACGGGCGCTGA
- a CDS encoding serine hydrolase domain-containing protein, with protein MPSRPPIRPSRLRNIAACTAAALLCLLPSATATAAPARPADTAGWETLDTYVRDRMAATDTPGLAYAVVGPDGPIHRRVLGSDGDGRPVTASTPFLWGSVSKPITATAVLTLVEDGRLALDEPVTEHLPGFRFGGPEHAGKVTVRHLLGHTSGIPESAIPLVTDCFRTDCPAAADRVGALDGIDPLGPPGTVHAYSSANYVVLTAVAEAVTGQPLADLLREAVFSPAGMDGAFADRASARDRGLPPGHQLLWGVHSAVADGVDDHGAGYGYTGGGLDDLAAFASFQLRATDGVLSSGAVRLMREEATLRPGGAGTGYGLGWQVGGLDAPLDGAVWHAGVTPGYSAALFLLPERDLALVLEQNLYGFLENDAMMAVAFGAARIVAGGDAPADAPSALLHHASVWGVTGLALALTLAAGRSLVLLRRPARPTGPGRRAVVTASWGLLGALPCAALAVLAATDRLGFLRIWVPDLHIALWTAAVAGAVTATLRLALAIRAARGRTGGTAA; from the coding sequence ATGCCTTCCCGCCCGCCCATACGCCCGTCACGCCTGCGGAACATCGCCGCGTGCACGGCCGCCGCGCTGCTCTGCCTGCTCCCGTCCGCCACGGCCACCGCCGCACCCGCGCGCCCCGCCGACACCGCCGGCTGGGAAACCCTCGACACGTACGTCCGCGACCGGATGGCGGCCACGGACACCCCCGGCCTCGCCTACGCCGTGGTCGGCCCCGACGGGCCGATCCACCGGCGGGTCCTGGGATCCGACGGCGACGGCCGGCCCGTCACCGCATCGACGCCCTTCCTGTGGGGATCGGTGAGCAAGCCGATCACCGCGACCGCCGTGCTGACGCTGGTCGAGGACGGGCGGCTGGCGCTGGACGAGCCGGTCACCGAGCACCTGCCCGGCTTCCGGTTCGGCGGCCCGGAACACGCCGGGAAGGTGACGGTGCGCCACCTGCTCGGCCACACCTCCGGAATCCCCGAGTCCGCCATCCCCCTGGTCACGGACTGCTTCCGGACCGACTGCCCCGCCGCCGCCGACCGCGTCGGCGCCCTGGACGGCATCGACCCGCTCGGCCCGCCCGGCACCGTCCACGCCTACTCCAGCGCCAACTACGTCGTGCTGACCGCCGTCGCCGAGGCCGTCACCGGGCAGCCCCTCGCGGACCTGCTGCGGGAGGCGGTCTTCTCCCCCGCCGGCATGGACGGCGCCTTCGCCGACCGGGCGTCGGCCCGCGACCGCGGCCTGCCCCCGGGGCACCAACTGCTGTGGGGCGTCCACTCCGCCGTCGCCGACGGAGTGGACGACCACGGCGCGGGCTACGGCTACACCGGCGGCGGACTGGACGACCTGGCCGCGTTCGCCTCCTTCCAGCTCCGCGCGACCGACGGCGTCCTCTCCTCCGGCGCCGTCCGCCTGATGCGCGAGGAGGCCACCCTCCGCCCCGGCGGGGCGGGCACCGGCTACGGCCTCGGCTGGCAGGTCGGCGGCCTGGACGCCCCGCTCGACGGCGCCGTCTGGCACGCGGGCGTGACCCCCGGCTACTCGGCCGCGCTGTTCCTCCTGCCGGAGCGGGACCTCGCCCTGGTCCTGGAGCAGAACCTGTACGGCTTCCTGGAGAACGACGCGATGATGGCCGTCGCGTTCGGCGCGGCGCGCATCGTCGCGGGCGGCGACGCTCCGGCCGACGCCCCCTCGGCACTCCTCCACCACGCGTCGGTGTGGGGCGTCACCGGCCTCGCGCTCGCGCTGACACTGGCGGCCGGACGCTCACTCGTCCTCCTGCGCCGCCCGGCCCGGCCCACCGGACCCGGCCGCCGCGCCGTCGTGACCGCCTCCTGGGGACTCCTGGGCGCACTGCCCTGCGCCGCCCTCGCCGTCCTGGCCGCCACGGACCGTCTCGGCTTCCTGCGGATCTGGGTGCCGGACCTCCACATCGCGCTCTGGACCGCCGCGGTCGCCGGCGCGGTCACCGCCACCCTCCGTCTCGCCCTCGCGATCCGCGCCGCACGCGGGCGGACCGGCGGCACGGCCGCGTGA
- a CDS encoding NADP-dependent oxidoreductase — protein sequence MSASPSPPTAGRAWHLVSRPHGWPAAEDFDLRPVPVDRPGPGEILVRNLFLSVDPAMRGRMNDVKSYAPPYRVGEPMTGGAVGEVVVSEDPSFAPGDHVVHQLGWREWATLPARQALPVPAGKAPLSAYLGVLGMTGLTAYAGLLEVGGLREGDRVFVSGAAGAVGSQVGQIARLRGAALVVGSAGSAEKVRLLREEYGFDAAFNYKDGPVAEQLAEAAPDGIDLYFDNVGADHLEAAIGALTVHGRAVICGMIAQYNATEPPAAPRNLAQIVAKRLRVEGMLVMDHQNLRPRFIEEVAGWLASGALAYRETRREGIGNALDAFLGMLRGENIGKMVVAL from the coding sequence ATGTCAGCGAGTCCGTCCCCGCCCACCGCCGGCCGTGCCTGGCACCTCGTCTCCCGGCCGCACGGCTGGCCCGCGGCGGAGGACTTCGACCTCCGCCCCGTCCCGGTGGACCGCCCGGGACCCGGCGAGATCCTCGTCCGCAACCTGTTCCTGTCCGTCGATCCCGCCATGCGCGGCCGCATGAACGACGTGAAGTCGTACGCGCCGCCCTACCGCGTCGGTGAGCCGATGACCGGCGGCGCCGTCGGCGAGGTCGTCGTCTCCGAGGACCCGTCGTTCGCGCCGGGCGACCACGTCGTCCACCAGCTCGGCTGGCGCGAATGGGCGACGCTGCCGGCCCGCCAGGCGCTGCCCGTGCCGGCGGGCAAGGCGCCGCTGTCCGCGTACCTCGGCGTCCTCGGCATGACCGGCCTGACGGCCTACGCGGGCCTGCTTGAGGTCGGCGGACTGCGCGAGGGCGACCGGGTGTTCGTGTCCGGCGCGGCGGGCGCGGTCGGCAGCCAGGTCGGGCAGATCGCCCGGCTGAGGGGCGCGGCGCTGGTCGTGGGCAGCGCGGGGTCGGCCGAGAAGGTCCGGCTGCTGCGCGAGGAGTACGGGTTTGACGCGGCGTTCAACTACAAGGACGGGCCGGTCGCCGAGCAACTGGCGGAGGCGGCCCCCGACGGCATCGACCTGTACTTCGACAACGTCGGGGCCGACCACCTGGAGGCCGCCATCGGCGCGCTGACGGTCCACGGGCGGGCCGTCATCTGCGGCATGATCGCGCAGTACAACGCGACCGAGCCGCCCGCCGCGCCCCGCAACCTGGCGCAGATCGTGGCGAAGCGGCTGCGGGTCGAGGGCATGCTCGTGATGGACCACCAGAACCTGCGGCCCCGCTTCATCGAGGAGGTCGCCGGCTGGCTGGCGTCCGGCGCGCTGGCCTATCGGGAGACCCGGCGCGAGGGCATCGGCAACGCGCTGGACGCGTTCCTCGGCATGCTGCGCGGCGAGAACATCGGGAAGATGGTCGTCGCGCTGTAG
- a CDS encoding SMP-30/gluconolactonase/LRE family protein: MEIAVAARAELGEGPTWDPVAGRLIWVDILSSRVHLFDPATGRQEVRETDQHVGAAKPRAGGGLVVNLRDGVGLYDAAGAFSWLLHDPVEGRRGNDAAVAPDGALWAGSMAYDERPGGGTLVRVAPDGTARTVLPDATVSNGTGWSPDGSLMYYIDTPTRRIDVFTVTDDGGVRDRRTLVDVSDAAGSPDGLTVDADGCVWVAFWDGGAVRRFTPAGVLDRTVDVPASRPTACAFGGPGLTDLYVTTARTGLAPDAEPAAGSVLVLPGAGQGLPQPAFAG; this comes from the coding sequence ATGGAGATCGCGGTAGCGGCGCGCGCCGAACTGGGTGAGGGGCCGACGTGGGACCCGGTCGCCGGACGGCTGATCTGGGTGGACATCCTGTCCTCGCGGGTGCACCTGTTCGACCCGGCGACCGGGCGGCAGGAGGTGCGGGAGACGGACCAGCACGTCGGGGCCGCGAAACCGCGCGCCGGCGGCGGCCTGGTCGTCAACCTCCGTGACGGCGTGGGCCTGTACGACGCGGCGGGCGCGTTCTCCTGGCTGCTGCACGACCCGGTGGAAGGCCGCCGGGGCAACGACGCGGCGGTCGCCCCCGACGGCGCGCTGTGGGCCGGCAGCATGGCGTACGACGAACGGCCCGGCGGCGGCACCCTCGTGCGCGTCGCGCCGGACGGCACCGCCCGCACCGTGCTGCCCGACGCCACGGTCAGCAACGGCACCGGCTGGAGCCCGGACGGCTCGCTCATGTACTACATCGACACCCCCACGCGGCGCATCGACGTGTTCACCGTCACGGACGACGGCGGCGTGCGCGACCGGCGCACCCTCGTCGACGTGTCGGACGCCGCCGGATCGCCGGACGGCCTGACCGTGGACGCCGACGGGTGCGTGTGGGTGGCGTTCTGGGACGGCGGAGCGGTCCGCCGCTTCACCCCGGCCGGCGTGCTGGACCGTACGGTCGACGTGCCCGCGTCGCGGCCCACGGCCTGCGCGTTCGGCGGTCCCGGGCTCACGGACCTGTACGTCACGACCGCGCGGACCGGCCTCGCGCCGGACGCCGAGCCGGCCGCGGGCTCGGTGCTCGTACTGCCGGGCGCGGGGCAGGGGCTGCCGCAGCCGGCGTTCGCGGGCTGA